The proteins below are encoded in one region of Ostrea edulis chromosome 3, xbOstEdul1.1, whole genome shotgun sequence:
- the LOC130052859 gene encoding collectin-12-like codes for MVGNWDPEEEQILLLDQLLKKLSENTNVLFLYAIRYGRVTQTLLECEKRCSHLVEIGDKEESDFLASTFLLNTWTGGNDHDIEDQYRWSYSNVTITFTAWNTGEPSVGYPAQAEEKDCIDLLRNGKWNDRPCSYLNSFICEMPYGL; via the exons ATGGTTGGAAATTGGGATCCAGAGGAAGAACAGATTCTTCTTCTAGACCAGTTATTGAAGAAACTGTCGGAAAATACGAATGTCCTGTTTTTGTATGCCATACGTTATGGAAGAGTCACACAAACTTTG CTGGAGTGTGAGAAGAGATGTTCTCATCTGGTGGAGATCGGAGATAAGGAAGAATCAGATTTCCTTGCCTCCACATTTCTATTAAACA CCTGGACAGGAGGAAATGATCATGATATTGAAGATCAATATCGATGGAGCTACTCCAACGTGACCATAACCTTCACCGCTTGGAACACTGGTGAACCGAGTGTAGGTTATCCTGCACAAGCAGAGGAGAAAGACTGTATCGACCTACTTAGAAATGGCAAGTGGAATGATCGACCTTGCTCTTACcttaattcatttatttgtgAAATGCCCTATGGACTGTAG